One region of Termitidicoccus mucosus genomic DNA includes:
- a CDS encoding phosphoribosylaminoimidazolesuccinocarboxamide synthase, which produces MTYADIAAALPAKAVTSIDGLPFPKIASGKVREIFDLGDALLIAATDRLSAFDVILPDGIPGKGIILTQISNWWFAQTASAGIIPNHLLPDQPGEFARRGIADRDLRLRSMIVRKLKPLTIECVVRGYLVGSGWSSYQKTGEVCGIRLPAGLRQADRLPAPIFTPTTKAEKGAHDEPINDAQGAAAVGAALYEKAKSASLALYSLGHDRAAAAGMILADTKFEFGTDPAGNLVLIDEILTPDSSRYWPADRYAPNQSPPSYDKQFVRDHLLAIKWNQQPPAPALPAEVIRGTQEKYLAALKNLIG; this is translated from the coding sequence ATGACCTACGCCGACATCGCCGCCGCCCTTCCAGCCAAAGCCGTCACGTCCATCGACGGACTCCCTTTCCCGAAAATCGCCTCGGGCAAGGTCCGCGAGATCTTCGATCTCGGCGACGCGCTCCTCATCGCCGCCACCGACCGGCTGTCCGCCTTCGACGTGATCCTGCCCGACGGCATCCCCGGCAAGGGCATCATCCTCACGCAAATCAGCAACTGGTGGTTCGCGCAAACCGCCTCGGCCGGCATCATCCCGAATCACCTCCTGCCCGACCAGCCCGGCGAATTCGCCCGGCGCGGCATCGCCGACCGCGACCTCCGGCTCCGCAGCATGATCGTGCGCAAACTCAAGCCGCTCACCATCGAATGCGTCGTGCGCGGCTACCTCGTCGGCAGCGGCTGGTCCTCGTATCAGAAGACCGGCGAAGTCTGCGGCATCCGGCTCCCCGCCGGCCTCCGCCAAGCCGACCGCCTGCCCGCGCCGATTTTCACCCCGACCACGAAAGCGGAAAAAGGCGCGCACGACGAACCCATCAACGACGCGCAGGGCGCCGCCGCCGTCGGGGCCGCGCTCTACGAAAAAGCGAAGTCCGCGAGCCTCGCGCTGTATTCACTCGGCCATGACAGGGCCGCCGCCGCCGGCATGATCCTGGCCGACACGAAATTCGAATTCGGCACCGACCCCGCCGGCAACCTCGTGCTCATCGACGAAATTCTCACGCCCGACTCGTCCCGCTACTGGCCCGCCGACCGCTACGCGCCGAACCAGTCGCCCCCGAGCTACGACAAGCAATTTGTCCGCGACCACCTGCTCGCCATCAAGTGGAACCAGCAGCCGCCCGCCCCCGCCCTTCCCGCCGAGGTCATCCGCGGCACCCAGGAAAAATACCTGGCCGCGCTGAAGAACCTGATCGGGTGA
- a CDS encoding efflux transporter outer membrane subunit translates to MNSQSASQQPFPRRIAVLAALAILAAAGGCTMAPNYEQPDAQVPATFARASAATGAPASPALAAADIGWRDFFDDERLRRIIALGLENNRDLRVAALRVEQVRAQYQIERSSLFPDIGASGSGTRQRTPGDLNSSGQAVTSSQYSVGLGVTSYELDFFGRVRSLKDAALETYLATEEGRRSAQLALVASIATQYILERSTDEQLALVRETLKLVEDSYNLVKRRYEAGTVSELDLRTAETQVFAAQASLAEYTRQRALAENALMLLVGAPLPADLPPPVPLGSQGLRAGLPAGLPSDLLARRPDILQAEHALRSANASIGAARANFFPSITLTAFGGTASAELDGLFKSGSGMWSFSPTITLPLFTGGRNRAVLKSAQAAQQITVAQYEMAVQTAFREVADALASRELLAVQITAQENRVAAEQRRYDLSDLRYQQGVDNYLTVLSAQQNLFSAQQGLIQARFADLSNLVGLYKALGGGWLETTAGQAVANK, encoded by the coding sequence ATGAATTCCCAGTCTGCCTCCCAGCAACCGTTCCCGCGCCGCATCGCCGTGCTGGCCGCCCTCGCCATCCTCGCCGCCGCCGGCGGCTGCACGATGGCGCCGAACTACGAGCAGCCCGACGCGCAGGTCCCCGCGACCTTCGCGCGCGCCTCCGCCGCCACCGGCGCGCCGGCCTCGCCCGCGCTTGCCGCCGCGGACATCGGCTGGCGCGATTTCTTCGACGACGAGCGCCTGCGCCGCATCATCGCGCTCGGCCTCGAAAACAACCGCGACCTCCGCGTGGCCGCGCTCCGGGTCGAGCAGGTCCGCGCCCAATACCAGATCGAGCGCTCCAGCCTCTTCCCGGACATCGGCGCGAGCGGCTCCGGCACCCGCCAGCGCACGCCCGGCGACCTCAACTCCTCCGGCCAGGCCGTCACCTCCAGCCAATACAGCGTCGGCCTCGGCGTCACCTCCTACGAGCTCGATTTCTTCGGGCGCGTGCGCAGCCTGAAGGACGCGGCGCTGGAGACCTACCTCGCCACCGAGGAAGGCCGCCGCTCCGCTCAGCTCGCGCTCGTCGCCTCCATCGCCACGCAATACATCCTCGAGCGCTCCACCGACGAGCAGCTCGCCCTCGTGCGCGAAACCCTCAAGCTCGTCGAGGACTCCTACAACCTCGTGAAGCGCCGTTACGAGGCCGGCACGGTTTCCGAGCTCGACCTCCGCACCGCCGAGACGCAGGTCTTCGCCGCGCAGGCCAGCCTCGCCGAATACACCCGCCAGCGCGCGCTGGCCGAAAACGCCCTCATGCTCCTCGTCGGCGCGCCGCTTCCCGCCGACCTGCCGCCGCCCGTGCCGCTCGGCTCGCAAGGACTCCGCGCCGGCCTGCCCGCCGGCCTGCCGTCCGACTTGCTCGCGCGCCGTCCCGACATCCTCCAGGCCGAGCACGCGCTCCGCTCCGCCAACGCCAGCATCGGCGCCGCCCGCGCGAACTTCTTCCCCTCGATCACGCTCACCGCGTTTGGCGGCACCGCCAGCGCCGAGCTTGACGGCCTCTTCAAGTCCGGCTCCGGCATGTGGAGCTTTTCGCCGACAATCACGCTTCCCCTCTTCACCGGCGGCCGCAACCGCGCCGTGCTGAAATCGGCGCAGGCCGCGCAGCAAATCACCGTCGCGCAATACGAGATGGCCGTGCAGACCGCCTTTCGCGAGGTCGCCGACGCGCTCGCCTCGCGCGAGTTGCTGGCGGTGCAGATCACCGCGCAGGAAAACCGCGTCGCCGCGGAGCAGCGCCGCTACGATCTCTCCGACCTCCGCTACCAGCAAGGCGTGGACAACTACCTCACCGTCCTCTCGGCGCAACAGAATCTCTTCAGTGCGCAACAAGGCCTTATCCAAGCCCGCTTCGCCGATCTTTCGAATCTCGTCGGGCTCTACAAGGCCCTCGGCGGCGGCTGGCTGGAAACGACCGCCGGGCAGGCCGTCGCGAACAAATAA
- a CDS encoding DNA-3-methyladenine glycosylase produces the protein MPVPIKAKVVQNRSTAAIARDLLGQMLVRRHPDGRVTRHIITETEAYHGETDLACHASKGRTARTDVMYRAGGLWYVYLCYGVHEMLNLVTGPVGFPAAVLIRGLADVSGPGRLTRVLGIGRGLNGCSALDEAGGLWLEERPAGAPRVLKRWIQTTPRIGVAYAGPEWAGKPWRFVLRMP, from the coding sequence ATGCCCGTGCCAATCAAAGCCAAAGTTGTGCAAAACAGAAGCACCGCCGCCATCGCCCGCGATTTGCTCGGCCAAATGCTGGTTCGCCGTCATCCCGACGGTCGCGTGACGCGCCACATCATCACGGAAACCGAGGCGTATCACGGGGAAACCGATCTGGCCTGCCACGCCAGCAAAGGTCGCACCGCCCGCACGGATGTGATGTATCGCGCTGGTGGCCTGTGGTATGTGTATCTTTGCTACGGGGTCCACGAAATGCTGAACCTCGTGACCGGGCCGGTGGGATTCCCCGCGGCGGTGCTCATCCGCGGTCTGGCCGACGTATCCGGCCCCGGGCGTCTGACGCGCGTCCTCGGCATCGGGCGGGGGCTCAACGGGTGCTCCGCGCTGGACGAGGCCGGCGGATTATGGCTGGAGGAGCGTCCCGCCGGGGCGCCGCGTGTGTTAAAAAGATGGATACAAACGACCCCGCGCATCGGCGTCGCCTACGCCGGCCCCGAGTGGGCCGGCAAGCCGTGGCGGTTTGTGCTGCGGATGCCCTGA
- a CDS encoding PfkB family carbohydrate kinase, with protein sequence MILTLTGNLLAERTLEFDAWRPGKTQRARHASFQVGGKGVNVSKMLARLGAPTTALCFAGGAPGDECAAWLRGSGIGHRIFRTDAATRTGTVVRAPGQPETTFLGPDAAPDAEALAACAAWLDARLPDAQTALALCGSFPGWDAAGGEVLRATLARWAAAGRLFVDAYGPPLTWAVGQPAGLIKINRDELIQLAGAGGAARPTAELLAETRRRHPAVRRWIISDGPREVWFAEAGDAPPASLLPPPVREISPTGSGDVLLACILHSLLINREKSLAKTLSFALPYSAANAASPGVADFDLNQLPNPRSVSTP encoded by the coding sequence ATGATCCTCACCCTCACCGGAAACCTCCTGGCCGAGCGCACGCTGGAGTTTGACGCGTGGCGGCCCGGCAAGACCCAGCGCGCCCGGCACGCCTCGTTCCAGGTCGGCGGCAAGGGCGTCAATGTATCCAAAATGCTGGCACGCCTCGGTGCGCCCACGACCGCGCTCTGCTTCGCCGGCGGCGCGCCCGGCGACGAATGTGCCGCGTGGCTGCGCGGAAGCGGCATCGGCCATCGCATTTTCCGGACGGACGCCGCCACGCGCACCGGCACCGTCGTCCGCGCGCCCGGCCAGCCCGAAACGACCTTTCTCGGCCCCGATGCCGCGCCCGATGCCGAGGCGCTCGCCGCCTGCGCCGCGTGGCTCGACGCACGGCTCCCCGACGCGCAAACCGCCCTCGCGCTCTGCGGCAGCTTTCCCGGCTGGGACGCCGCTGGCGGCGAGGTTCTGCGCGCCACGCTGGCGCGCTGGGCCGCGGCGGGACGATTGTTTGTCGATGCCTACGGCCCGCCGCTCACGTGGGCCGTGGGGCAACCCGCCGGGCTGATCAAGATCAACCGCGACGAACTCATCCAGCTTGCCGGCGCCGGCGGCGCCGCGCGCCCCACCGCCGAACTCCTCGCGGAGACGCGCCGCCGCCATCCCGCCGTGCGCCGCTGGATCATCAGCGACGGCCCCCGCGAAGTCTGGTTTGCCGAGGCCGGGGACGCGCCGCCCGCGAGCCTCCTGCCGCCGCCGGTGCGCGAAATTTCCCCCACCGGCTCGGGCGACGTGCTCCTTGCCTGCATTCTTCACAGCCTGTTGATAAATCGTGAAAAATCGCTCGCAAAGACGCTCTCTTTCGCGTTGCCTTACTCTGCAGCGAACGCGGCAAGTCCCGGCGTCGCTGATTTCGACTTGAACCAACTCCCCAACCCAAGGTCTGTTTCAACACCATGA
- a CDS encoding efflux RND transporter periplasmic adaptor subunit — protein MKKTTTQRGIRAAISVVSILAAGAAMLGFSGCGKKGAPQGGGSAPVTAVGVVTLKAQPVTLRKKLPGRTSAFRVAEVRARVNGIVLKRLFTEGEVVQEGRQLYQIDPAPYEAALASARATLARSEANLVSAKAQAGRYAELARDKAISQQDYDNAVAQAKAFEADVAAGKAAVVNAEINLAYTKVYAPISGRIGKSEVTEGAYVQAGAATLMAVVQQIDPIYVDIVQPAGQVLKLEEDRKKGTLQISPEDAARVKLFFHDGREYKLEGKLQFTDITVEQSTSSILLRAEFPNPNKDGGGVPDLLPGLFVRAEIVEGVSPNAVLVPQQGVSRSMKGDPTALVVVKNDQGQDITELRILKTERTIADHWLVTDGLKAGEQVVVENLQRVRQGMPVKPVPAGQSIGSLPITEPKTAAE, from the coding sequence ATGAAGAAAACCACAACCCAGCGGGGCATTCGCGCCGCGATTTCCGTTGTCTCGATTCTCGCCGCCGGCGCGGCCATGCTCGGCTTTTCCGGCTGCGGCAAGAAAGGCGCGCCGCAAGGCGGAGGCTCCGCCCCGGTCACCGCGGTCGGCGTGGTCACGCTCAAGGCGCAGCCGGTCACGCTGCGCAAGAAGCTCCCCGGGCGCACGTCCGCCTTCCGCGTCGCCGAGGTGCGCGCGCGGGTGAACGGCATCGTGCTGAAGCGTCTCTTCACCGAGGGCGAGGTGGTGCAGGAAGGCCGGCAGCTTTACCAGATCGATCCCGCGCCGTATGAGGCCGCGCTGGCCAGCGCCCGCGCCACGCTCGCCCGTTCCGAGGCGAACCTCGTCTCGGCCAAGGCGCAGGCCGGGCGCTATGCCGAGCTTGCCCGCGACAAGGCCATCAGCCAGCAGGACTACGACAACGCCGTGGCGCAGGCCAAGGCGTTCGAGGCCGATGTCGCCGCGGGCAAGGCCGCCGTGGTCAATGCCGAGATCAACCTCGCCTACACGAAGGTTTACGCGCCCATCTCCGGCCGCATCGGCAAGTCGGAAGTCACCGAGGGCGCCTATGTGCAGGCCGGCGCCGCGACGCTCATGGCCGTCGTGCAGCAGATCGACCCGATCTACGTGGACATCGTGCAGCCCGCCGGTCAGGTGCTCAAGCTCGAGGAAGACCGCAAGAAGGGCACGCTGCAAATCTCGCCCGAGGACGCGGCGCGGGTGAAGCTGTTTTTCCACGACGGACGCGAATACAAACTCGAGGGCAAACTCCAGTTCACCGACATCACGGTCGAGCAATCGACCTCGTCGATTCTCCTGCGCGCGGAATTTCCGAATCCCAACAAGGACGGCGGCGGCGTGCCCGACCTGCTGCCGGGCCTGTTTGTGCGCGCCGAGATCGTCGAGGGCGTGAGCCCGAACGCCGTGCTCGTGCCGCAACAAGGCGTGTCGCGCAGCATGAAGGGCGACCCGACCGCGCTCGTTGTCGTCAAGAACGACCAGGGGCAGGACATCACCGAGCTGCGCATCCTCAAGACCGAGCGCACCATCGCCGATCACTGGCTCGTCACCGACGGCCTGAAGGCCGGCGAACAAGTCGTCGTCGAGAACCTCCAGCGCGTCCGCCAGGGCATGCCGGTGAAGCCCGTGCCCGCGGGCCAGTCCATCGGCTCGCTGCCCATCACCGAGCCGAAAACCGCCGCCGAGTAA
- a CDS encoding efflux RND transporter permease subunit: MAKFFIERPVFAWVIAIFMMLAGLLSITRLPVSQYPDVAPPSISVSAVYPGASAQTVQDSVAQIIEQQMNGIDNMRYMESTSSADGSLSLTLTFEQGTNPDIAQMQVQNKMQLALPLLPKEVQDQGVTVRKATRNFLMVAGFYSADGSMNESDIADYIATSVQDPISRLRGVGEAQFFGAKYAMRIWLNPDALNNYNLTVSEVIAAITSQNAQVAVGELSGAPAEPGVRLNATIIAQERLNTAEEFEDILVRVAPDGSQVRLRDVARVEKDRENYYFRARFSGNPAAGLGIRLASGANALATSDLVHKELASLSRYFPEGLKVVYPMDTAPFVRLSIEEVVKTLIEAIVLVFLVMYLFLQNIRATIIPTIAVPVVLLGTFAVMAMFGFSINTLTMFGLVLAIGLLVDDAIVVVENVERVMAEEGLSPKEATKKSMGQITSALVGIALVLSAVFVPMAFFGGSTGVIYRQFSITIASAMMLSVVVAIVLTPALCAGILKPVRRGEHAEKRGFFGWFNRSFERGTHLYGRGVSGITKRPVRFLLLYALIVGALGYAFVRLPKAFLPNEDQGIAFMQAILPPGSTQEQTLAVIKEVEHYFLVEEKEAVENIFAIAGFSFGGRGQNTSLGFVKFRDWSLRKEDRLKVPAVVGRAMAHFSQMQVALTFAFQPPAITELGTADGFELRIQDREGIGHAALLEQRDRLIGLSRQNTDVVAVRVNGLDDTPQFHIDVDLEKASALGLSIAEVNQTLSSAWGSTYFSDFVDRGRVKRVYIQADAPYRMMPEDLDFWYVRNNRGEMVPFSDFATTRWEYGPPALDRFNGFPSVTIQGSAAPGKSTGTAMNAMQSIVESNLSSSIGLAWSGLSYEEKISGDQAPMLYAISLIVVFLCLAALYESWSIPFSVMLVVPLGVIGAVLAVTMRGLSNDVYFQVGLLTTVGLSSKNAILIVEFAKEAFESGMGLVEATLHAARLRLRPILMTSLAFGCGVIPLAISSGAGSGSQNAIGTSVLGGVVTGTVLAIFFVPMFFVAVTRLFKSDRRMAAHAAVLKTEAGEKHP; the protein is encoded by the coding sequence ATGGCAAAATTTTTTATCGAACGGCCCGTCTTCGCCTGGGTCATCGCCATCTTCATGATGCTCGCGGGACTGCTGTCCATCACGCGGCTTCCCGTTTCGCAATACCCTGACGTCGCGCCGCCCTCCATCTCGGTGAGCGCGGTCTATCCGGGCGCCTCCGCCCAGACCGTGCAGGACTCCGTCGCCCAGATCATCGAGCAGCAGATGAACGGCATCGACAACATGCGCTACATGGAATCCACCAGCAGCGCGGACGGCAGCCTTTCGCTCACGCTGACCTTCGAGCAGGGGACCAATCCCGACATCGCGCAGATGCAGGTGCAAAACAAGATGCAGCTCGCGCTGCCGCTGCTCCCGAAGGAAGTGCAGGACCAGGGCGTGACCGTGAGAAAGGCCACGCGAAACTTCCTCATGGTGGCCGGCTTTTATTCCGCCGACGGCAGCATGAACGAGTCCGACATCGCCGACTACATCGCGACCTCGGTGCAGGACCCGATCAGCCGCCTGCGCGGCGTCGGCGAGGCGCAGTTCTTCGGCGCCAAATACGCCATGCGCATCTGGCTCAATCCCGACGCGCTCAACAACTACAACCTCACCGTGAGCGAGGTGATCGCCGCCATCACCTCGCAAAACGCGCAGGTCGCCGTCGGCGAACTCAGCGGCGCGCCCGCCGAGCCCGGCGTGCGGCTCAACGCCACCATCATCGCCCAGGAGCGCCTCAACACCGCCGAGGAATTCGAGGACATCCTGGTGCGCGTCGCGCCCGACGGCTCGCAGGTGCGGCTCCGCGACGTGGCCCGCGTCGAGAAGGACCGCGAAAATTATTACTTCCGCGCGCGCTTCAGCGGCAACCCCGCGGCCGGCCTCGGCATCAGGCTCGCCTCCGGCGCCAATGCGCTCGCCACCTCCGACCTCGTGCACAAGGAACTGGCCAGCCTCTCGCGCTATTTTCCGGAGGGGCTCAAGGTGGTGTATCCGATGGACACCGCGCCGTTCGTGCGCCTCTCCATCGAGGAAGTGGTGAAGACGCTCATCGAGGCCATCGTGCTCGTGTTCCTCGTCATGTACCTGTTCCTGCAAAACATCCGCGCGACCATCATCCCGACCATCGCGGTGCCGGTCGTGCTGCTGGGCACCTTTGCGGTCATGGCGATGTTCGGCTTCAGCATCAACACGCTCACCATGTTCGGCCTCGTGCTGGCGATCGGCCTGCTGGTGGACGACGCCATCGTGGTCGTGGAAAACGTGGAGCGCGTGATGGCCGAGGAAGGATTGTCGCCCAAGGAGGCGACGAAAAAATCCATGGGCCAGATCACCAGCGCGCTCGTCGGCATCGCGCTCGTGCTCTCGGCGGTGTTTGTGCCGATGGCGTTTTTCGGCGGTTCGACGGGCGTGATTTACCGCCAGTTCTCGATCACCATCGCGTCCGCGATGATGTTGTCCGTCGTGGTCGCCATCGTGCTCACGCCCGCGCTTTGCGCCGGCATCCTGAAGCCGGTCAGGCGCGGTGAACACGCCGAGAAGCGCGGCTTTTTCGGCTGGTTCAACCGCTCCTTCGAGCGCGGCACGCACCTTTATGGCCGCGGCGTCTCCGGCATCACCAAGCGGCCGGTCCGCTTCCTGCTCCTCTACGCGCTCATCGTCGGCGCGCTCGGCTACGCCTTCGTCAGGCTGCCGAAGGCGTTTCTCCCCAACGAAGACCAGGGCATCGCCTTCATGCAGGCGATCCTGCCGCCGGGCTCGACGCAGGAGCAGACCCTCGCCGTCATCAAGGAAGTGGAGCATTACTTCCTTGTGGAAGAGAAAGAAGCGGTGGAGAACATCTTTGCCATCGCCGGGTTCAGTTTCGGCGGACGTGGACAAAACACCTCCCTCGGCTTCGTGAAATTCCGCGACTGGAGCCTGCGCAAGGAGGACCGCCTGAAAGTGCCCGCGGTCGTCGGCCGCGCCATGGCGCATTTTTCGCAGATGCAGGTGGCGCTCACCTTCGCCTTCCAGCCGCCAGCCATCACCGAGCTCGGCACGGCGGACGGCTTCGAACTGCGCATCCAGGACCGCGAAGGCATCGGCCACGCGGCCCTGCTCGAGCAGCGCGACCGGCTCATCGGCCTTTCCAGGCAGAATACCGACGTCGTCGCCGTGCGCGTCAACGGCCTCGACGACACTCCCCAGTTTCACATCGACGTGGACCTCGAAAAAGCCTCCGCGCTCGGCCTCTCCATCGCCGAGGTGAACCAGACGCTCTCGTCCGCCTGGGGCTCGACCTACTTCAGCGACTTCGTCGACCGAGGCCGCGTGAAGCGCGTCTACATCCAGGCCGACGCGCCCTACCGCATGATGCCCGAGGACCTCGACTTCTGGTATGTGCGCAACAACCGGGGCGAGATGGTGCCCTTCTCCGACTTCGCCACCACGCGCTGGGAATACGGCCCGCCCGCGCTCGACCGTTTCAACGGCTTCCCGTCCGTCACCATCCAGGGCAGCGCCGCGCCGGGCAAGAGCACCGGCACCGCGATGAACGCCATGCAATCCATCGTGGAAAGCAACCTGTCCAGCAGCATTGGCCTCGCGTGGAGCGGCCTTTCCTACGAGGAAAAAATCTCTGGCGACCAGGCGCCGATGTTGTATGCGATTTCGCTCATCGTCGTGTTCCTCTGTCTCGCCGCATTGTATGAAAGCTGGTCGATTCCCTTCTCGGTCATGCTCGTCGTGCCGCTCGGCGTCATCGGCGCCGTGCTCGCGGTGACGATGCGCGGCCTGTCGAACGACGTGTATTTCCAGGTCGGCCTGCTCACGACCGTCGGCCTGTCCTCGAAAAACGCCATCCTCATCGTCGAGTTCGCGAAGGAGGCGTTTGAGAGCGGCATGGGACTGGTCGAGGCGACGCTGCATGCGGCCCGCCTCCGCCTCCGCCCGATTCTCATGACCTCGCTCGCCTTCGGCTGCGGCGTCATCCCGCTCGCGATCTCCAGCGGCGCGGGCTCCGGCTCGCAAAACGCCATCGGCACCAGCGTGCTCGGCGGCGTCGTCACCGGCACCGTGCTTGCCATCTTCTTTGTCCCGATGTTCTTCGTCGCCGTGACAAGGCTCTTCAAGTCCGACCGCCGCATGGCCGCGCACGCCGCCGTCCTGAAAACCGAGGCGGGCGAGAAACACCCATAG
- a CDS encoding MFS transporter, translating to MPARTSLLHRNLRLCTYDGLAAMPICYLVLPSNFIVAALLTGQFRLQPEIYGLICSLPFWGNFVQAFLMPFINRALPPRSVSIVSALTQGAAWAALAVAIGLLPPDEPEATGRWFLLLLAVSAAATAMAAVSWTSWIQEWVPMRIRGKYFGLRNRLNQIVQLVFLLVTGQLLARMGGTVRAFQVLIGVAVFFRILSVVAQYRTHAGLAPAQGGDRRLPWRAQFTELARCSPFKWFVAYGAVWGFAANCIGPFYPVFMLEQLRLSLADISFLVVLSSIGGAVSYPAWGALADRFGNRPVMLFAMIAWQLQNLLWCILNPSNTWILYVMWAFGGVMGAGFALSLFAIQLKIIPRAAKTLAISLNLAVTALVTAIAPMIGGVLLEQLLHAGYDPIIVFHGLFLIQPVMAILGCLLLMRVQEVNSRPLSNVIGAMRNIRTLSAMVGLGFLVDHVFVRRRKKV from the coding sequence ATGCCCGCGCGCACCTCCCTGCTCCATCGCAACCTGCGTCTATGCACTTACGACGGTCTCGCGGCCATGCCGATCTGCTACCTCGTGCTGCCGAGCAATTTCATCGTGGCGGCGCTGCTCACGGGCCAGTTCAGGTTGCAGCCGGAAATCTACGGGTTGATCTGCTCCCTGCCGTTCTGGGGAAATTTCGTGCAGGCGTTTTTGATGCCGTTCATCAATCGCGCCCTGCCGCCGCGCTCGGTGTCCATCGTCTCCGCCCTCACGCAGGGGGCGGCGTGGGCGGCGCTGGCGGTCGCGATCGGCCTGCTGCCGCCGGACGAGCCGGAGGCAACCGGACGCTGGTTCCTGCTGCTCCTGGCCGTGTCGGCGGCAGCGACCGCGATGGCGGCGGTGAGCTGGACCTCCTGGATCCAGGAATGGGTGCCGATGCGGATACGCGGGAAATACTTCGGCCTGCGCAACCGCCTCAACCAGATCGTGCAACTCGTGTTTCTGCTCGTCACCGGGCAGTTGCTCGCGCGCATGGGCGGCACGGTGCGGGCCTTCCAGGTGTTGATCGGCGTGGCGGTGTTTTTCCGCATTCTGTCGGTCGTCGCCCAATACCGCACGCACGCCGGGCTCGCGCCCGCGCAAGGCGGCGACCGCCGCCTGCCGTGGCGCGCGCAGTTCACGGAGCTGGCGCGCTGCTCGCCGTTCAAGTGGTTCGTCGCGTATGGCGCGGTGTGGGGTTTCGCGGCGAATTGCATCGGGCCGTTTTACCCGGTGTTCATGCTGGAGCAGTTGCGGCTCTCGCTGGCCGACATCAGTTTTCTCGTCGTGCTCTCGAGCATCGGCGGCGCGGTGTCGTATCCCGCGTGGGGCGCGCTGGCCGACCGCTTTGGCAACAGGCCGGTGATGCTTTTCGCGATGATCGCGTGGCAGCTCCAGAATTTGCTCTGGTGCATTCTCAACCCGTCCAACACGTGGATCCTGTATGTCATGTGGGCCTTTGGCGGGGTCATGGGCGCGGGCTTCGCGCTCAGCCTGTTCGCCATCCAGCTCAAAATCATCCCGCGCGCCGCCAAGACCCTCGCCATCAGCCTGAACCTCGCCGTCACCGCGCTCGTCACCGCCATCGCCCCGATGATCGGCGGCGTGCTGCTGGAGCAGCTGCTCCATGCCGGCTATGATCCGATAATCGTGTTTCACGGCCTATTTCTCATTCAACCCGTGATGGCGATCCTCGGCTGCCTGCTGCTCATGCGGGTGCAGGAAGTCAACTCGCGCCCGCTCTCCAACGTCATTGGCGCGATGCGAAACATCCGCACCCTCAGCGCCATGGTCGGCCTCGGCTTCCTGGTCGACCATGTCTTTGTGCGGCGGCGGAAGAAAGTGTGA
- a CDS encoding gamma carbonic anhydrase family protein yields the protein MTVQERLAAHLAKTPDTARANWVAANATVVGDVTLGPKSSVFYGAVLRGDIARIVLGEGSNIQDNCVVHLADDLDAIIGDWVTVGHAAIIHACTIEDECLIGMGATVLDGARVGARSIVGAGAVVTPRTVIPPGSMVLGAPAKVVRQLSEEEQKKLRGWAEKYVHVSAAHAAAERKA from the coding sequence ATGACTGTCCAGGAACGTCTCGCCGCTCATCTTGCCAAAACGCCCGACACCGCCCGCGCCAACTGGGTCGCCGCCAACGCGACCGTCGTCGGCGATGTCACGCTCGGGCCGAAATCCAGCGTGTTCTACGGCGCGGTGCTGCGCGGCGACATCGCCCGCATCGTGCTCGGCGAGGGTTCCAACATCCAGGACAACTGCGTCGTCCATCTTGCCGACGACCTCGACGCCATCATCGGCGACTGGGTGACGGTCGGCCACGCCGCCATCATCCATGCCTGCACCATCGAGGACGAGTGCCTCATCGGCATGGGCGCGACCGTGCTGGACGGCGCGCGCGTCGGCGCGCGCAGCATCGTCGGCGCGGGCGCGGTGGTGACGCCGCGCACGGTGATTCCGCCCGGCTCCATGGTGCTCGGCGCCCCCGCCAAGGTCGTCCGCCAGCTCAGCGAGGAAGAGCAGAAAAAACTGCGCGGCTGGGCCGAGAAATACGTCCACGTTTCCGCCGCTCACGCCGCCGCGGAACGCAAGGCGTAG